From Burkholderia savannae, a single genomic window includes:
- a CDS encoding HIT family protein, whose product MAYDQSNIFAKILRGEVPCIRLCETDTTLAFMDIMPQSKGHALVVPKEAAETFYELSEEAAAESMKMVKRVALALRKTLEPEGLFIGQFNGAAAGQTVPHVHFHVIPRWADEPLKMHAREMADAAELQALAERIRAAL is encoded by the coding sequence ATGGCCTACGATCAATCGAACATTTTTGCGAAGATCCTGCGTGGCGAGGTGCCGTGCATCCGGTTGTGCGAAACGGACACGACGCTCGCGTTCATGGACATCATGCCGCAATCGAAGGGCCATGCGCTCGTCGTGCCGAAGGAGGCGGCGGAGACGTTCTACGAGCTGTCCGAAGAAGCGGCGGCGGAATCGATGAAGATGGTGAAGCGCGTCGCGCTCGCGCTGCGCAAGACGCTCGAACCGGAAGGGCTGTTCATCGGCCAGTTCAACGGCGCGGCGGCGGGCCAGACGGTGCCGCACGTGCATTTCCACGTGATCCCGCGCTGGGCCGACGAGCCGCTCAAGATGCACGCGCGCGAGATGGCCGATGCGGCGGAACTGCAAGCGCTGGCGGAGCGGATTCGCGCGGCGTTGTAA
- the andAb gene encoding anthranilate 1,2-dioxygenase ferredoxin subunit AndAb, which yields MSNETVAAWHPLGALDEFSADEPAARVVGNRPVAVFRIGDDVFALHDLCTHGHARLSEGFVEDGCVECPLHQGLFDIRTGAPKCAPVTEAVRAYPIRIVDGQVEIHVDE from the coding sequence ATGAGCAACGAAACCGTCGCCGCGTGGCATCCGCTCGGCGCACTCGACGAGTTCTCGGCGGACGAGCCGGCCGCGCGCGTCGTCGGCAACAGGCCGGTCGCGGTGTTTCGGATCGGCGACGACGTGTTCGCGCTGCACGACCTGTGCACGCACGGGCATGCTCGGTTGTCCGAAGGATTCGTCGAGGACGGCTGCGTCGAGTGCCCGCTGCATCAGGGGCTCTTCGACATCCGGACGGGCGCGCCGAAATGCGCGCCGGTGACCGAAGCCGTGCGCGCGTATCCGATCCGCATCGTCGACGGACAGGTCGAGATCCATGTCGACGAATGA
- the andAa gene encoding anthranilate 1,2-dioxygenase system ferredoxin--NAD(+) reductase: MSTNDPYLIAGGGHAARRAAETMRARDPAARIVMIGAELELPYDRPALSKDALVEADEGERRAFVRDAAWYRERDIALRLGVRVDAIERAAQRVRLSDGASVGYARLLIATGSRVRRFAGPIDAGVPVHYVRTVADARALRAALAPGKRVVVLGGGFIGLEVAASAVRLGCRATVVDPAPRLLQRGMPEVVSAFALALHARRGVDVRLAALPERIRRCASGAAVVETSAGDVEADVVVAGIGVVPNVELAQAAGLDVDNGICVDDGCRTADPAIFAAGEVTRHFNPLVGRDLRIESWQVAENQPAVAAANMLGGAETYAEWPWLWSDQYDCNLQTLGLFDGEQTLVLRGSPERDGAFCVFALNARGELKAVAAVNAGREISACRRLMTANVVLDPARLADPSAALRSMLPRGA, from the coding sequence ATGTCGACGAATGATCCGTATCTGATCGCGGGCGGCGGGCACGCGGCGCGGCGCGCGGCCGAGACGATGCGCGCGCGCGATCCGGCCGCGCGCATCGTGATGATCGGCGCGGAGCTCGAGCTGCCGTACGACCGGCCGGCGCTGTCGAAGGACGCGCTCGTCGAAGCGGACGAAGGCGAGCGCCGCGCGTTCGTGCGCGACGCCGCGTGGTATCGCGAGCGCGACATCGCGCTGCGGCTCGGCGTGCGCGTCGACGCGATCGAGCGCGCCGCGCAGCGGGTGCGCTTGAGCGACGGCGCGAGCGTCGGCTACGCGCGTTTGCTGATCGCGACCGGCTCGCGCGTTCGGCGCTTCGCCGGGCCGATCGACGCCGGCGTGCCTGTTCACTACGTGCGCACGGTCGCCGACGCGCGCGCGTTGCGCGCGGCGCTCGCGCCGGGCAAGCGCGTCGTGGTGCTGGGCGGCGGCTTCATCGGGCTCGAAGTGGCCGCGTCGGCCGTGCGGCTCGGCTGCCGCGCGACGGTCGTCGATCCCGCGCCGCGCCTGCTTCAGCGCGGAATGCCCGAAGTCGTCAGTGCATTCGCGCTCGCGCTGCATGCGCGGCGCGGCGTCGACGTGCGGCTCGCCGCGCTGCCCGAGCGCATCCGCCGCTGCGCGAGCGGCGCGGCCGTCGTCGAGACGAGCGCGGGCGACGTCGAGGCCGACGTGGTCGTGGCCGGCATCGGCGTCGTGCCGAACGTCGAGCTCGCGCAGGCGGCGGGGCTCGACGTCGACAACGGCATCTGCGTGGACGACGGGTGCCGCACCGCCGATCCGGCGATCTTCGCGGCGGGCGAGGTCACGCGGCATTTCAATCCGCTCGTCGGCCGTGATCTGCGGATCGAGTCGTGGCAGGTCGCGGAGAACCAGCCGGCCGTCGCGGCGGCGAACATGCTCGGCGGCGCCGAGACTTACGCGGAATGGCCGTGGCTGTGGTCCGATCAGTACGACTGCAATCTGCAGACGCTCGGCCTCTTCGACGGCGAGCAGACGCTCGTGCTGCGCGGCTCGCCCGAGCGCGACGGCGCGTTTTGCGTGTTCGCGCTGAACGCGCGCGGCGAGCTGAAGGCGGTCGCGGCCGTCAACGCGGGGCGCGAGATCTCCGCGTGCCGCCGATTGATGACGGCGAACGTCGTGCTCGATCCCGCGCGCCTCGCGGACCCGTCCGCCGCGTTGCGCTCGATGTTGCCTCGCGGTGCGTAG
- a CDS encoding DUF445 domain-containing protein, which yields MLDDKERELRNSKRRALALLLAAAGVFAATLFAPRGFWIDGVKAIAEASMVGALADWFAVVALFRRVPIPFVSRHTEIIPQNKEKIADNLAAFVQEKFLDPASIVALIKRHDPAARLAQWLATPRNAHVLGGYATRLVAFGLDMTDDARIQSFVKDAFHAALDRIDLSRSAGAILDTLTKDGRHQALLDDGIAQIVGFLRDPDNRASIATYIVDWLKYQFPKMEKLLPTSWLGEHGAELISNVVTRVLTQIAEDPEHRLRRSFDDAAARLVVRLKRDPAFIEKGEEIKRYLRDGDVFNRYVKDMWDQLRAWLKADLARDDSVVHQRATALGGWLGERLAQSPQLRDSMNEHVERAASEMAPEFAEFLTRHISDTVKNWDAREMSRQIELNIGKDLQYIRINGTLVGGLIGLGLYAVSSLARWAGALPF from the coding sequence ATGCTCGACGACAAGGAACGGGAACTCCGAAACAGCAAGCGGCGCGCGCTCGCGCTGCTGCTCGCCGCGGCGGGCGTGTTCGCGGCGACGCTGTTCGCGCCGCGCGGCTTCTGGATCGACGGCGTCAAGGCGATCGCGGAGGCGTCGATGGTCGGCGCGCTCGCCGACTGGTTCGCGGTCGTCGCGCTGTTTCGGCGCGTGCCGATACCGTTCGTGTCGCGGCACACGGAGATCATTCCGCAGAACAAGGAAAAGATCGCCGACAATCTCGCCGCATTCGTCCAGGAGAAGTTTCTCGACCCGGCGTCGATCGTCGCGCTGATCAAGCGGCACGACCCGGCGGCCCGGCTCGCGCAGTGGCTCGCGACGCCGCGCAACGCGCACGTGCTGGGCGGCTACGCGACGCGTCTCGTCGCGTTCGGGCTCGACATGACCGACGACGCGCGAATCCAGTCGTTCGTGAAGGACGCGTTTCATGCGGCGCTCGACCGGATCGACCTGTCGCGATCCGCGGGCGCGATCCTCGACACGCTGACGAAGGACGGCCGCCATCAGGCGTTGCTCGACGACGGGATCGCGCAGATCGTCGGATTCCTTCGCGATCCCGACAATCGCGCGTCGATCGCGACGTACATCGTCGACTGGCTGAAATACCAGTTTCCGAAGATGGAGAAGCTGCTGCCGACGAGCTGGCTCGGCGAGCACGGCGCGGAGCTGATCTCGAACGTCGTGACGCGAGTGCTCACGCAGATCGCCGAGGACCCCGAGCATCGGCTGCGGCGCAGCTTCGACGACGCGGCAGCGCGCCTCGTGGTGCGATTGAAGCGCGACCCCGCGTTCATCGAGAAGGGTGAGGAAATCAAACGCTATCTGCGCGACGGCGACGTGTTCAACCGCTACGTGAAGGACATGTGGGACCAGCTTCGCGCCTGGCTGAAGGCCGATCTCGCGCGCGACGATTCGGTCGTCCACCAGCGCGCGACGGCGCTCGGCGGCTGGCTCGGCGAGCGGCTCGCGCAGAGCCCGCAATTGCGCGACTCGATGAACGAGCACGTCGAGCGCGCGGCGAGCGAGATGGCGCCCGAGTTCGCCGAGTTCCTGACGCGGCACATCAGCGACACCGTGAAGAACTGGGACGCGCGCGAGATGTCGCGGCAGATCGAGCTGAACATCGGCAAGGATCTGCAATACATCCGGATCAACGGCACGCTGGTCGGCGGGCTGATCGGGCTCGGGCTCTATGCGGTGTCGAGCCTCGCGCGCTGGGCGGGCGCGCTGCCTTTCTGA
- the andAc gene encoding anthranilate 1,2-dioxygenase large subunit AndAc, with translation METTESPVSLINRADSSDVRFPRDDGSRVPYKVFSSQAVYDREQERIFRGPTWNFVALEAEIPKPGDFKSTFVGDTPVVVTRGEDGALAVWVNRCAHRGAQVCRKARGNASSHTCVYHQWSFDNQGNLLGVPFRRGQKGMTGMPADFDPKNHGLRKLRVDSYKGLVFATFSDDVAPLPDYLGAQMRPWIDRIFHKPVEYLGCTRQYSKSNWKLYFENVKDPYHASMLHLFHTTFNIFRVGMKARSIPDATHGLHSIITMTKTREDADTASAYKQQNIRSFDEGFSLEDDSILALVSEYDEDTTNHIQPIFPQLVIQQIHNTLVARQLLPKGPKNFELIFHFFGYADDTPELRALRIKQANLVGPAGYISMEDTEATELVQRGTVRDADAASVIEMSRGNPDQQDTAITESLIRKFWVGYQKLMGY, from the coding sequence ATGGAAACGACCGAATCGCCAGTATCGCTGATCAATCGCGCCGATTCGTCCGACGTGCGATTCCCGCGCGACGACGGATCGCGCGTGCCGTACAAGGTGTTCAGCTCGCAAGCGGTGTACGACCGCGAGCAGGAGCGGATCTTCCGCGGGCCGACGTGGAATTTCGTCGCGCTCGAAGCGGAGATTCCGAAGCCTGGCGACTTCAAGAGCACGTTCGTCGGCGACACGCCCGTCGTCGTCACGCGAGGCGAGGACGGCGCGCTCGCCGTGTGGGTGAACCGCTGCGCGCATCGCGGCGCGCAGGTGTGCCGCAAGGCGCGCGGCAACGCGAGCTCGCACACGTGCGTCTACCACCAGTGGAGCTTCGACAATCAGGGCAACCTGCTCGGCGTGCCGTTTCGGCGCGGCCAGAAGGGCATGACCGGGATGCCCGCGGATTTCGATCCGAAAAACCACGGGCTGCGCAAGCTGCGCGTCGACAGCTACAAGGGCCTCGTGTTCGCGACGTTCAGCGACGACGTCGCGCCGTTGCCCGACTATCTCGGCGCGCAGATGCGCCCGTGGATCGACCGCATCTTCCATAAGCCGGTCGAGTATCTCGGCTGCACGCGCCAGTATTCGAAATCGAACTGGAAGCTGTACTTCGAGAACGTGAAGGACCCGTATCACGCGAGCATGCTGCACCTGTTTCACACGACGTTCAACATCTTCCGCGTCGGGATGAAGGCGCGCTCGATTCCCGATGCGACGCACGGCCTGCACAGCATCATCACGATGACGAAGACGCGCGAGGACGCCGACACCGCGAGCGCATACAAGCAGCAGAACATCCGTTCGTTCGACGAAGGTTTCTCGCTCGAGGACGATTCGATCCTCGCGCTCGTGTCCGAGTACGACGAGGACACGACGAACCACATCCAGCCGATCTTTCCGCAGCTCGTGATCCAGCAGATCCACAACACGCTCGTCGCGCGTCAGCTGCTGCCGAAAGGGCCGAAGAACTTCGAGCTGATCTTCCACTTCTTCGGCTACGCGGACGACACGCCCGAGCTGCGCGCATTGCGGATCAAGCAGGCGAACCTCGTCGGGCCCGCGGGCTACATCTCGATGGAGGACACCGAGGCGACCGAGCTCGTGCAGCGCGGCACGGTGCGCGACGCGGATGCGGCGTCGGTGATCGAGATGTCGCGAGGCAATCCGGACCAGCAGGACACGGCGATCACCGAAAGCCTGATCCGCAAGTTCTGGGTCGGCTACCAGAAGCTGATGGGCTATTGA
- the andR gene encoding anthranilate 1,2-dioxygenase regulatory protein AndR: protein MPPGRRTIFRTPALCARQTIMPPTPFDPLALRGHRLFESRDLDETRERISRVMQPHALLPDGTRHGPSHMDFVRLGGLGIGTIAFGDAMRVRIDAVDGYHLLMFCLTGSAQVRTMGRAFDVDAHTGVLCAPGEPFDAHLSRDCEQFVLRIDAATLAAHAGDAAASLDPVIGVDDSALSAWMQQLKLVARSPELIASASANPRVAAALEQLLLDLLIDGHPPAAAPVRRADPAPGFVRRAQEFIDVQFALPLQLADIAQAAGVPERTLRDGFLQFRGMSPMQYLRKLRLDRARELLRAAGPDRRIAEIALDCGFAHFGRFALAYRERFGELPSATLAGERDA, encoded by the coding sequence ATGCCGCCCGGCCGACGAACGATATTCAGGACGCCGGCGCTTTGTGCGAGGCAGACGATCATGCCCCCGACCCCATTCGACCCGCTCGCGCTGCGCGGGCACCGGCTGTTCGAATCGCGCGACCTCGACGAGACGCGCGAGCGGATCTCGCGCGTGATGCAGCCGCATGCGCTGCTGCCGGACGGCACGCGCCATGGGCCGTCGCACATGGATTTCGTGCGGCTCGGCGGGCTTGGAATCGGAACCATTGCGTTCGGCGACGCGATGCGCGTGCGCATCGACGCGGTCGACGGCTACCACCTGTTGATGTTTTGTCTGACCGGCAGCGCGCAGGTCCGCACGATGGGCCGCGCGTTCGACGTCGATGCGCACACGGGCGTGCTGTGCGCGCCCGGCGAGCCGTTCGACGCGCATTTGTCCCGCGATTGCGAGCAGTTCGTCCTCCGTATCGATGCGGCGACGCTCGCCGCGCACGCGGGCGACGCGGCCGCGTCGCTCGACCCGGTGATCGGCGTCGACGATTCGGCGCTGAGCGCGTGGATGCAGCAGTTGAAGCTCGTCGCGCGCTCGCCCGAGCTGATCGCGAGCGCGAGCGCGAACCCGCGCGTCGCGGCCGCGCTCGAACAACTGCTGCTCGATCTGCTGATCGACGGCCATCCGCCCGCCGCCGCGCCCGTGCGGCGCGCCGATCCCGCGCCCGGCTTCGTGCGGCGCGCGCAGGAATTCATCGACGTCCAGTTCGCGCTGCCGCTGCAACTCGCCGACATCGCACAGGCGGCGGGCGTGCCCGAGCGCACGCTGCGCGACGGCTTCCTGCAGTTTCGCGGGATGAGCCCGATGCAGTACCTGCGCAAGCTGCGCCTCGACCGCGCGCGCGAACTGCTGCGCGCGGCGGGGCCCGACCGCCGGATCGCCGAGATCGCGCTCGACTGCGGATTCGCGCATTTCGGCCGCTTCGCGCTCGCATACCGGGAACGGTTCGGCGAACTGCCTTCCGCGACGCTCGCCGGCGAGCGCGACGCCTGA
- a CDS encoding phospholipase D family protein translates to MPDRAARRGLPLHRPTRFMTAAARALVVCAALGLAGCATHPPATALDRTVSYALPPGTSTPLAAALATQAPLHPGESGFLVLPRGDEALQMRIAVARAATKTLDIQYYIAAEDTTGKLLLGAALYAADRGVRVRMLVDDLNFKDVDKLMSALDAHANLEVRVFNPFGAARRGMLARTTNLFTQIDNFTRRMHNKAMIADNQIAIVGGRNLGDEYFNASPTLQFRDLDVLAAGPVTRDISASFDAYWASALTYPLPALNRRHYDATDLDAAREALRAHWRANATPYNAKPLNATPLSAQIARSELGLVWASAEFTADSPDKIAAPDDSYKSPPMQRLIALTRDAQREFLVLSPYFVPHKAGVKALGQLTARGVRVAILTNSLAATDAVAVQAGYAPYRVPMLRHGVELYEYKPDQARARIGMLGSRSRASLHAKAYVIDRKILVIGSMNLDPRSAHLNTELALVIHSPQLANEVANLFDEVTKPAISYRVTLAPHAPDALQTAGASATAWPLVWTEVADGRVRTYSVDPNAGFYRNLLAGLCLLLPIDDQL, encoded by the coding sequence GTGCCGGATCGCGCCGCCCGCCGCGGCTTGCCGCTGCACCGCCCCACCCGCTTCATGACGGCCGCCGCGCGCGCGCTCGTGGTGTGCGCGGCGCTCGGGCTCGCCGGCTGCGCGACGCATCCGCCCGCCACCGCGCTCGACCGCACGGTCTCCTACGCGTTGCCGCCCGGCACGTCGACGCCCCTCGCGGCCGCGCTCGCCACGCAAGCGCCGCTGCACCCGGGCGAATCGGGCTTTCTCGTGCTGCCGCGCGGCGACGAGGCGCTGCAGATGCGCATCGCGGTCGCGCGCGCGGCGACGAAGACGCTCGACATTCAGTACTACATCGCCGCCGAGGACACGACGGGCAAGCTGCTGCTCGGCGCCGCGCTATACGCGGCCGACCGCGGCGTGCGCGTGCGGATGCTCGTCGACGATCTGAATTTCAAGGACGTCGACAAGCTGATGTCCGCGCTCGACGCGCACGCGAACCTCGAAGTGCGCGTGTTCAATCCGTTCGGCGCCGCACGCCGTGGGATGCTCGCGCGCACGACGAACCTCTTCACGCAGATCGACAATTTCACGCGCCGGATGCACAACAAGGCAATGATCGCGGACAACCAGATCGCGATCGTCGGCGGCCGCAATCTCGGCGACGAGTATTTCAACGCGAGCCCGACGCTGCAGTTCCGCGATCTCGACGTGCTCGCGGCCGGCCCCGTCACGCGCGACATTTCGGCGAGCTTCGACGCGTACTGGGCGAGCGCGCTCACGTATCCGCTGCCGGCGCTGAATCGGCGGCACTACGACGCGACCGATCTGGACGCGGCGCGCGAGGCGCTGCGGGCGCACTGGCGCGCGAACGCGACGCCGTACAACGCGAAGCCGCTGAACGCGACGCCGCTTTCCGCGCAGATCGCGCGCAGCGAACTCGGCCTCGTCTGGGCGAGCGCCGAGTTCACCGCCGATTCGCCCGACAAGATCGCCGCGCCCGACGACAGCTACAAAAGCCCGCCGATGCAGCGGCTCATCGCGCTGACGCGCGACGCGCAGCGCGAATTCCTCGTGCTGTCGCCGTATTTCGTGCCGCACAAGGCGGGCGTGAAGGCGCTCGGCCAGTTGACCGCGCGCGGCGTACGCGTAGCGATCCTGACGAATTCGCTCGCGGCGACGGATGCCGTCGCCGTGCAGGCCGGCTACGCGCCGTATCGCGTGCCGATGTTGCGGCACGGCGTCGAGCTGTACGAATACAAGCCGGATCAGGCACGCGCGCGCATCGGCATGCTCGGCTCGCGCTCGCGCGCGAGCCTGCATGCGAAGGCGTACGTGATCGATCGGAAAATTCTCGTGATCGGCTCGATGAATCTCGATCCGCGCTCCGCGCACCTGAACACGGAGCTCGCGCTCGTGATTCACAGCCCGCAACTCGCGAACGAAGTCGCGAACCTGTTCGACGAAGTGACGAAGCCGGCGATCAGCTACCGCGTGACGCTCGCGCCCCACGCGCCGGATGCGCTCCAGACGGCGGGCGCGAGCGCGACGGCGTGGCCGCTCGTGTGGACCGAGGTCGCCGACGGCCGCGTGCGCACGTACAGCGTCGATCCGAACGCGGGCTTCTATCGGAACCTGCTGGCGGGGCTGTGCCTGCTGTTGCCGATCGACGATCAGCTTTGA
- the andAd gene encoding anthranilate 1,2-dioxygenase small subunit AndAd encodes MTDITDDITGDIRTWFELHMLQDRYIGHLDNDRLERWPELFTEDCLYEIVPKENADMGLPIGIVYCTNRRMLRDRVVSLRHANIYEAHTYRHMTSGLTIVGGNGGEIETESSYVVVQTRSDGESNVYQAGKYYDTVVRTAEGLRYKKKRVIYDTSRVQTLLATPI; translated from the coding sequence ATGACCGACATCACCGACGACATCACCGGCGATATCCGCACCTGGTTCGAACTGCACATGCTGCAGGACCGTTACATCGGCCACCTCGACAACGATCGGCTCGAACGGTGGCCGGAGCTTTTCACCGAAGACTGCCTGTACGAGATCGTTCCGAAGGAAAACGCCGACATGGGCTTGCCGATCGGCATCGTCTACTGCACGAACCGGCGGATGCTGCGCGACCGCGTCGTGTCGCTGCGCCACGCGAACATTTACGAGGCGCACACGTACCGGCACATGACGTCCGGGCTCACGATCGTCGGCGGGAACGGCGGTGAGATCGAGACGGAGAGCAGCTACGTCGTCGTGCAGACGCGCAGCGACGGCGAATCGAACGTCTACCAGGCGGGCAAGTATTACGACACGGTCGTGCGCACGGCCGAGGGGCTGCGCTACAAGAAGAAGCGCGTGATTTACGACACGTCGCGCGTGCAGACGCTGCTCGCGACGCCGATCTGA
- a CDS encoding LysR family transcriptional regulator — MELRQLRYFIAVAEEMNITRAAQRLHMTQPPLSRQLQLIEDEIGLPLFERGARPLKLTDAGRVLYAQARRVLEQADELAPLTRRLAQAAERIVIGFVPSTLYGALPDVIRAFREAAPAVELSLIEMFTLEQLGALKGGRIDIGFGRLRFDDDQLVREVLVEERLIAALPHGHPLAAPDAPISLADVAGQTLIVYPSTPRPSFADQQLSALRDGGLAPAAVHEVRELQTALGLVAAQVGVSLVPESVEGVRVKGVVYRRLPEPVATSPIILSRRLHDESRATALFCSLARELMAGR, encoded by the coding sequence ATGGAACTGCGTCAGCTCCGGTATTTCATCGCGGTGGCCGAGGAGATGAACATCACGCGCGCCGCGCAGCGGCTGCACATGACGCAGCCGCCGCTCAGCCGCCAGTTGCAACTGATCGAGGACGAGATCGGCCTGCCGCTCTTCGAGCGCGGCGCGCGGCCGCTGAAGCTGACCGACGCGGGGCGGGTGCTGTACGCGCAGGCGCGGCGCGTGCTCGAGCAGGCCGACGAACTCGCGCCGCTCACGCGGCGGCTCGCGCAGGCGGCCGAGCGCATCGTGATCGGCTTCGTGCCGTCGACGCTGTACGGCGCGCTGCCCGACGTGATTCGCGCGTTTCGCGAGGCCGCGCCGGCGGTCGAGCTGTCGCTGATCGAAATGTTCACGCTAGAGCAACTGGGCGCGCTCAAGGGCGGGCGCATCGACATCGGCTTCGGCCGGCTGCGTTTCGACGACGACCAGCTCGTGCGCGAGGTGCTCGTCGAGGAGCGGCTGATCGCGGCGCTGCCGCACGGCCATCCGCTCGCCGCGCCGGATGCGCCGATCTCGCTCGCGGACGTCGCCGGGCAGACGCTGATCGTGTACCCGAGCACGCCGCGGCCGAGCTTCGCCGATCAGCAGCTGTCCGCGCTGCGCGACGGCGGGCTCGCGCCCGCGGCGGTGCACGAGGTGCGCGAGCTGCAGACGGCGCTCGGGCTCGTCGCCGCGCAAGTGGGCGTGTCGCTCGTGCCGGAGAGCGTCGAAGGGGTGAGGGTGAAGGGCGTCGTCTACCGGCGGCTGCCGGAGCCCGTCGCGACGTCGCCGATCATCCTGAGCCGGCGGCTGCACGACGAAAGCCGCGCGACCGCGCTGTTCTGCTCGCTCGCGCGCGAGCTGATGGCGGGCCGCTGA
- a CDS encoding GNAT family N-acetyltransferase, giving the protein MAHPASSPCIEIRRLRAAHAADYRAIRLAALKDAPDAFGSTYEAEAARPPVAFAERLDSAIVFGAYVDGAIAGMAGFKRQEGAKERHKGFLWGMYVAPAARRRGVGAALLDAVLAAAEQAAEQVTLAVADGNGAARAFYERHGFVAYGVEPRALKGANGYADEWLMVKFLPSAPPRA; this is encoded by the coding sequence ATGGCCCATCCGGCATCCTCGCCTTGCATCGAAATCAGGCGCCTTCGCGCCGCGCACGCGGCCGACTATCGCGCGATCCGCCTCGCCGCGCTGAAGGACGCGCCGGACGCATTCGGCTCGACCTACGAAGCCGAGGCCGCGCGGCCGCCGGTCGCGTTCGCCGAGCGGCTCGACAGCGCGATCGTGTTCGGTGCGTACGTCGACGGCGCGATCGCAGGCATGGCCGGCTTCAAGCGTCAGGAAGGTGCGAAGGAGCGTCACAAGGGCTTCCTGTGGGGCATGTATGTCGCACCCGCTGCAAGGCGGCGCGGCGTCGGCGCGGCGCTGCTCGACGCGGTGCTCGCGGCCGCGGAGCAAGCGGCCGAGCAGGTGACGCTCGCCGTCGCCGACGGCAACGGCGCGGCGCGCGCGTTCTACGAGCGGCACGGCTTCGTCGCGTACGGCGTCGAGCCGCGCGCGCTCAAGGGAGCGAACGGCTACGCGGACGAATGGTTGATGGTGAAGTTCCTGCCGTCCGCGCCGCCGCGCGCGTGA